A stretch of the Agelaius phoeniceus isolate bAgePho1 chromosome 1, bAgePho1.hap1, whole genome shotgun sequence genome encodes the following:
- the TBC1D7 gene encoding TBC1 domain family member 7: MADDSQRNFRSVYYEKVGFRGVEEKKSLEILLKDDRLDIEKLCTFSQRFPLPSMYRILVWKVLLGIIPPHHESHALVMKYRKEQYWDIHHALRVIRFINDSTPQVDVFLRIHQLESGKLPRNVAFPLEPEDEVFLAIAKAMEEMVEDPIECYWLVSCFVNQLNSKHKDSLQQLPKILEQYLNIEDNRLLMHLKACSAMSKLPYDLWFKKCFAGCLPESSLQRVWDKVISGSCKILVFVAVEILLTFKMKIIALNSAEKITQFLENIPQDNTDAIVSKAVDLWRTHCGTPAHSV, encoded by the exons ATGGCTGATGACTCTCAGAGAAACTTCCGCTCAGTGTATTATGAAAAGGTGGGATTTCGTGGAGTTGAAGAAAAGAAGTCGCTGGAAATTCTGCTGAAGGATGATCGTTTGG ATATTGAGAAGCTTTGCACATTTAGTCAAAGGTTTCCTCTTCCATCCATGTATCGTATACTGGTGTGGAAAGTGCTTCTAG gaattatTCCTCCTCACCACGAATCTCATGCTTTGGTGATGAAGTACCGGAAGGAGCAGTACTGGGATATTCACCATGCTCTCCGTGTGATTCGCTTTATTAATGATTCTACCCCACAGGTTGATGTTTTCCTCCGCATACATCAACTGGAATCAGGAAAACTGCCTCGAAATGTAGCTTTTCCCTTG gaACCTGAAGATGAAGTGTTTCTTGCTATTGCTAAAGCAATGGAGGAAATGGTAGAGGATCCTATAGAATGCTATTGGCTTGTCAGTTGTTTTGTGAATCAGCTGAACAGCAAGCACAAAGATTCATTACAACAGCTG CCAAAAATTCTGGAGCAGTATTTGAACATTGAAGATAACAGACTACTGATGCATCTGAAGGCATGTTCTGCAATGAGCAAACTCCCCTATGATCTTTGGTTTAAAAAGTGTTTTGCAGGATGTTTACCTGAGTCCAGTTTACAGAG AGTCTGGGACAAAGTTATAAGTGGATCCTGCAAGATTCTTGTGTTTGTTGCTGTGGAGATATTATTAACCTTTAAAATGAAGATAATAGCACTGAATTCTGCAGAAAAGATCACACAGTTTTTGGAAAAT ATTCCTCAGGACAACACGGACGCCATTGTCAGCAAAGCTGTGGATCTGTGGCGCACTCACTGCGGCACTCCGGCACACTCAGTCTGA